One Planctomycetia bacterium genomic region harbors:
- a CDS encoding UPF0324 membrane protein translates to MPGHVSFRKGLHEDAAATLLGLAIIALALAVTWSARPATGAADRAAHPKGWPTPLATTIDRPQTWADSPLESLRDKQGRSVAAAVVMGMGWVVALAAAGSALGGRSAVRDLPGLCVVAGLTLVAWGLAAHKVIHYYNLEYPLWALAFGLLVSNVFGLPGWLSRSLDGEFLIKTGLVIFGAEVLFSRLLELGLPGMMTSWLVTPVVLVLTYLAGVHLLRIPSRALCMVISADMSVCGVSAAIATGAACRARKEELSLAIGLSLLFTVLMMVAMPPLIRLLGLDPIVAGAWIGGTIDATGAVVAAGEALGKEAGAVAATVKMIQNSMIGIIAFAVAVYWSGWVERDSSGPRTSLAAEAWRRFPKFILGFLGASLVCSWLFSRSPESGLWVDGTITGFTSRLRGWLFCAGFVCMGLQTNVRELAPLLASGRPLVLYVGGQLLNLALSLAMASLTFGWLFRRALEP, encoded by the coding sequence ATGCCGGGGCATGTCTCATTTCGCAAGGGCCTCCACGAGGACGCCGCCGCCACGCTGCTCGGCCTGGCGATCATCGCCCTGGCGCTCGCCGTCACCTGGTCGGCCCGCCCCGCGACCGGCGCGGCCGACCGCGCCGCCCATCCGAAGGGCTGGCCGACGCCGCTGGCCACCACGATCGACCGTCCGCAGACGTGGGCCGATTCGCCCCTCGAGTCGCTGCGCGACAAGCAGGGCCGGAGCGTCGCCGCCGCCGTCGTCATGGGCATGGGCTGGGTGGTGGCGCTGGCGGCCGCCGGCAGCGCCCTCGGGGGGCGGTCCGCGGTCCGCGACCTGCCCGGCCTGTGCGTCGTCGCCGGCCTGACCCTCGTCGCCTGGGGGCTCGCGGCGCACAAGGTGATCCATTACTACAACCTCGAATATCCTCTCTGGGCGCTCGCCTTCGGCCTGCTCGTGAGCAACGTCTTCGGCCTGCCGGGCTGGTTGTCGCGATCGCTGGACGGCGAGTTCCTCATCAAGACCGGTCTCGTCATCTTCGGCGCCGAGGTGCTCTTCTCCCGGCTCCTCGAGCTCGGCCTGCCGGGCATGATGACGTCGTGGCTCGTCACGCCGGTCGTGCTCGTGCTCACCTACCTGGCCGGCGTCCATCTGCTCCGCATCCCGTCGCGTGCGCTGTGCATGGTGATCTCCGCCGACATGTCGGTGTGCGGTGTGTCGGCGGCGATCGCCACCGGCGCCGCCTGCCGGGCGCGGAAGGAGGAACTGTCGCTGGCGATCGGCCTGTCGCTGCTGTTTACCGTGCTGATGATGGTGGCGATGCCGCCGCTGATCCGGCTGCTGGGACTCGATCCGATCGTGGCGGGCGCCTGGATCGGCGGCACGATCGACGCCACCGGCGCGGTGGTGGCGGCGGGCGAGGCGCTCGGCAAGGAGGCCGGCGCGGTGGCCGCCACCGTCAAGATGATCCAGAACTCGATGATCGGCATCATCGCCTTCGCCGTCGCCGTCTACTGGTCTGGCTGGGTCGAGCGGGATTCGAGCGGGCCGCGGACGTCACTGGCGGCGGAGGCCTGGCGCCGGTTCCCGAAGTTCATCCTCGGGTTCCTCGGGGCGTCGCTCGTCTGCTCCTGGCTGTTCTCACGGTCGCCCGAGAGCGGCCTGTGGGTCGACGGCACGATCACCGGGTTCACGTCGCGGCTGCGAGGCTGGCTGTTCTGCGCGGGCTTCGTCTGCATGGGCCTACAGACCAACGTCCGTGAACTGGCCCCGCTGCTGGCCAGCGGCCGGCCGCTCGTGCTCTACGTCGGCGGGCAGCTGCTCAACCTTGCCCTCTCGCTGGCCATGGCGAGCCTGACGTTCGGCTGGCTGTTCCGCAGGGCGCTCGAGCCATGA